One Glycine max cultivar Williams 82 chromosome 4, Glycine_max_v4.0, whole genome shotgun sequence DNA segment encodes these proteins:
- the LOC106798674 gene encoding uncharacterized protein, with protein MASSQNKRILFVAFVILCLFSSPTIAARTLKEKSNLTSGDVNTVQHNKEAIAKVFKPKDEDVNVGGDVFSMDYTPASRKPPIHN; from the exons atGGCTTCTTCACAAAACAAGCGCATTCTATTTGTGGCTTTCGTCATCCTCTGCCTCTTCTCCTCCCCAACTATAG CTGCACGaacattgaaagaaaaaagtaacCTAACTAGCGGGGATGTCAACACAGTTCAACATAATAAGGAAGCGATTGCTAAGGTATTTAAGCCCAAAGATGAGGATGTTAACGTTGGTGGTGATGTGTTTTCCATGGATTACACTCCAGCTTCGAGGAAACCACCGATTCACAATTAA
- the LOC121174797 gene encoding uncharacterized protein, giving the protein MENLRQVVDAGEVKRLSNESGGGGLVVEPLAVVVDATGGQAGVEDVENLLTILSLRRCHHTFGSANRFSLSQILKPINSLLLMEEKGNLTHYKIRSLPTLFYVPDFITNSDQILLLKNVVLTLILLPFVRRN; this is encoded by the exons ATGGAGAATCTCCGTCAAGTTGTGGATGCCGGAGAAGTCAAGCGGCTCAGCAACGAGTCTGGCGGCGGAGGTCTGGTCGTGGAGCCTCTGGCTGTCGTGGTGGATGCGACCGGCGGGCAAGCGGGCGTTGAGGACGTGGAGAATCTCCTCACCATCTTGTCTCTGCGCCGCTGCCACCACACCTTTGGCAGTGCCAATAGATTTTCTCTCTCCCAAATTCTAAAACCCATTAATTCCTTatt ATTGATGGAAGAAAAAGGGAACTTAACTCATTACAAAATTAGGTCTTTGCCAACTCTATTTTATGTTCCTGACTTCATCACAAACAGTGACCAAATCCTTCTTCTCAAGAACGTAGTACTCACCCTCATTCTGCTTCCCTTTGTTCGTCGGAATTAG